One Campylobacter sputorum genomic window, CCAAGTAGCGAAAAATCAGCTTGTGCTCACTCCATAACCTGTACTAGACCATTACGATTTATAAAAATAGACGATGGTTTTTTTAAACTTGATGACGCTACGCCAACAGATTGTGTATATTTAGCACTACATGCTCTTTATGAAAAAAAACCAGATCTTATAATAAGTGGCATAAATCATGGTGCGAATGTGTGTGAAGATATCACATACTCAGGAACTTGTGCTGGAGCAATGGAAGGAGTTTTACAAGGAATTCCATCGCTTGCAGTTTCGCAATACTACGATAAAGATGGTATCGAAAAATACGGCTTTGATTTAGCTTGTGAAATAACTCTTGATATTGTTAAAAATATTTTCAAAAAAGGCTATCCGCTACCTAAAAAGCAGTTTTTAAATTTAAATATACCCTCTGTTAGCAAAAAAGATTATAAAGGTTTAAAAATAGCACCAGCTGGAGAGAAAATTTACTCAACTTCAGCTCAGCTAAACCGCGATCCACGTGGCATAGAAAGATACTGGATTGGTGCTGATTTTATGGATTTTGATATAGATCAAAATATTAACACAGACATAAGCATAGTTATGGATGGATATGCGTGCATTACGCCAATAAAACTAAATTTAACCTCTTTTGAAGAGCTAAAGAACATTTCTCAATGGATCAAATAGATAGATTTTCTCGCTCAAGATTACTTTTTGGAAATAAATTTGAAAAATTTAAACAAACAAATATATTAGTTTGTGGATGTGGTGGCGTTGGCGGAGCTTGTATAGAAGCTCTTTATAGAACAGGGTTTGTAAATTTAAGCATAATTGATAAAGATATATTTGAAATCACAAATCAAAACAGACAGTTTGGAAGCGAAAATTTAGGCGAGAAAAAAGTAGAAGTTTTTGCAAATAAATTTAGCGGGATAAAGCCTATTTTTGAGACATTAACGCCGGAGTTTATACAAAATTTTAACTTTAACAAATTTTATGTTATCATAGATGCTATAGATGATATGAAAGCTAAAATTGCTCTTGCTAAAAAGATAAACGATATAAATTTAAACTCTAAAAAACAGATAATTTTTATAAGTTCTATGGGTGGAGCAAAACGCATGGATCCAAGTAAAATAAAAATTTCAAACATATGGCAAACTACAAACGATCCTCTTGCAAGGAAATTTAGAAGCGAATTAAAAAAGATAAATTTTAGTGGAAAATTTGATGTAGTCTTTTCAACAGAACTTCCAAAATGCACATCTTTAGGGAGTTTTATGGGTGTAACCGCAACATTTGGATTTTATCTTGCTAGCTATGTAGTTCAAAAAATATGCGAAGAAGAGTTATATTAATTTTACATTTTTATATTATTTAATAACTTGATATATTATATCAATACCCAACTAATAAAAACCTCCTTTTATAAAACAGACGATTTTTACTTCGTCTGTTTTTTACATATCATTCAGAAATCATTTTATTTCGCTTCAAACTATTGAAATCTCTTAAAAACTCGTATAAATTTTCTTCATCTTTAGTAAGAATTTCATACGCATTAGGTTGCAAAGAAGTATCGTTTATATATCTATAAGATTTTATAGCAACCGATGTCCATTCATTATCTCTATCAATGTATGTTATAGGATCTGCAAAATGATCACCAACAAGACCAAACATATCTCTTAAATTTGATTGTCCAAGTATTGGTAAAACTACAGGCATTCCTTCTCCTAGTCCCCAATAACCCAGAGTTTGACCAAAATCTTCATCATGTTTTGGTATATCAAAATGCATACTAGCAGCATCGCTTAGCCCAGCAAAACCTATAGTTGTATTTATCAAAAATCTTTTTGTTTCATCGAGGGAGTTTTGAAATTTTCCTTGCAAAATGTTATTTATTAATCTCATAGGATACAAAAGATTATTAAAAAAATTGTTAACAGCACCTTGCAAAGGATCTGGCATAACATAATCATAGCCTTTTGCTATAGGTATTAAAACATAACTATACGCATAGTGGTTAAAATATGTCATAGGTTTATTATACCAATAAAGCGGGTCAAATTTATTTTGATCTACAACATAGTTTGCCTTAAATTGCTCTATTTGAGTATTATCTATGTCTTTTGCAAAAGATAAAACAACACTAATGCTTAAAATCAAAAATAGTTTTTTCATTATTATTCCTTTATTTTTCATAAGTATTATTATACTATTTTATATTTATTGAAACAAGTTTATGCTATTTTTGTAAAGGAATTATCAGCTAAAAAATATCTCAAATCTCTTTTTTAAACATTTAAATCATATCAAGCATAAAAATAACAACCAAATTGATTTTCTAATTACAACCTTTTTTAAATTAATTGTCAAAAGAAATATAAATAAAATAAAAATTTTTGATAATATCATCTAAATACTATATTTTGTTTTTAAATTTGTAAAAAATATAGTAAAATTTAGAAAAACAATACTATTTTTAACAAATAAAATAAATTTTTAAGGTTCTTTTAGTTAAAATGACATTTCATTTATTTTTTGCGGGAATAGCTCAGTGGTAGAGCGCGACCTTGCCATGGTCGATGTCGCGAGTTCGACTCTCGTTTCCCGCTCCAGTTTTGTGATTGTTTTATTGTTGTAGTGCCCGGGTGGCGGAATTGGTAGACGCAAGGGACTTAAAATCCCTCGGAAATTTTTTCCGTGCCGGTTCAAGTCCGGCCTCGGGCACCATTTTTATAAGTTATGCATGGCGACATGGCCAAGTGGTAAGGCAGAAGCCTGCAAAGCTTTTATCCTCGGTTCGAATCCGGGTGTCGCCTCCAATTAAATAAAAAGGAGAAAAAATGCGTTTATTAATAGGTACTATTTTGGCATTAACTTTTTTTGTAGGTTGTTCTAATACTTG contains:
- the surE gene encoding 5'/3'-nucleotidase SurE, with the translated sequence MKEILITNDDGFEALGLRELAKALKTIANVTIVAPSSEKSACAHSITCTRPLRFIKIDDGFFKLDDATPTDCVYLALHALYEKKPDLIISGINHGANVCEDITYSGTCAGAMEGVLQGIPSLAVSQYYDKDGIEKYGFDLACEITLDIVKNIFKKGYPLPKKQFLNLNIPSVSKKDYKGLKIAPAGEKIYSTSAQLNRDPRGIERYWIGADFMDFDIDQNINTDISIVMDGYACITPIKLNLTSFEELKNISQWIK
- a CDS encoding tRNA threonylcarbamoyladenosine dehydratase, with amino-acid sequence MDQIDRFSRSRLLFGNKFEKFKQTNILVCGCGGVGGACIEALYRTGFVNLSIIDKDIFEITNQNRQFGSENLGEKKVEVFANKFSGIKPIFETLTPEFIQNFNFNKFYVIIDAIDDMKAKIALAKKINDINLNSKKQIIFISSMGGAKRMDPSKIKISNIWQTTNDPLARKFRSELKKINFSGKFDVVFSTELPKCTSLGSFMGVTATFGFYLASYVVQKICEEELY
- a CDS encoding VacJ family lipoprotein gives rise to the protein MKKLFLILSISVVLSFAKDIDNTQIEQFKANYVVDQNKFDPLYWYNKPMTYFNHYAYSYVLIPIAKGYDYVMPDPLQGAVNNFFNNLLYPMRLINNILQGKFQNSLDETKRFLINTTIGFAGLSDAASMHFDIPKHDEDFGQTLGYWGLGEGMPVVLPILGQSNLRDMFGLVGDHFADPITYIDRDNEWTSVAIKSYRYINDTSLQPNAYEILTKDEENLYEFLRDFNSLKRNKMISE